From the Planctomycetota bacterium genome, one window contains:
- a CDS encoding DUF2752 domain-containing protein produces MASEPLEVGIGREGAAAPASAERSGVASAFRASPAERAVQAFLALVLAAGLAAGFLLVPSRTGTGTHRILGLPECGMLKASGKPCPTCGVTTSFVLAAHGRLAESLVNQPFGFALFLLVAVGLAGLVFTLATGRSWYPVFVRVNPVVILLALLGLLLASWAYKWSVM; encoded by the coding sequence GTGGCGTCGGAGCCTCTGGAAGTCGGGATTGGCCGGGAAGGCGCTGCCGCGCCGGCGTCGGCGGAACGTTCAGGAGTTGCATCGGCGTTTCGGGCGAGCCCGGCCGAGCGTGCCGTGCAGGCGTTCCTGGCGCTGGTGTTGGCGGCAGGGTTGGCGGCGGGGTTTCTGCTGGTTCCGTCGCGGACGGGGACGGGAACGCACCGGATCCTCGGCCTGCCGGAGTGCGGGATGTTGAAGGCGAGCGGCAAGCCGTGCCCGACGTGCGGGGTGACGACCTCCTTCGTTCTGGCGGCGCACGGGCGGTTGGCCGAATCGCTCGTGAACCAGCCGTTCGGTTTCGCGCTGTTTCTTCTCGTGGCGGTGGGCCTCGCGGGCCTGGTGTTCACGCTGGCCACGGGGCGGAGTTGGTATCCGGTGTTTGTGCGCGTGAATCCCGTCGTCATCCTCCTCGCATTATTGGGATTGTTATTGGCCTCGTGGGCGTACAAGTGGTCGGTGATGTGA
- a CDS encoding four helix bundle protein: protein MAGKGIRTYRDLAAWQRAMDLAECTYRVTEALPPDERFGLVSQMRRAAASVSANIAEGHGRGHRAEFRRYLQIARGSLCEVQTYAELTRRLGWIKGPDLTKLRDLCHEVDAILAGLIRSLGRKPGTGGSGTGAP, encoded by the coding sequence GTGGCGGGGAAAGGGATACGGACCTACCGGGATTTGGCGGCGTGGCAGAGGGCCATGGACTTGGCGGAGTGCACGTACCGCGTGACCGAGGCGCTGCCGCCCGATGAGCGATTCGGGCTCGTGTCGCAGATGCGCCGGGCCGCGGCCTCCGTGTCGGCGAACATCGCGGAAGGTCATGGCCGGGGTCACCGGGCCGAGTTCCGCCGCTACCTCCAGATTGCGCGCGGAAGCCTGTGCGAGGTGCAGACGTATGCGGAACTGACGCGCCGCCTGGGGTGGATCAAGGGCCCGGACCTGACGAAGTTGCGGGACTTGTGCCACGAGGTGGATGCGATCCTGGCCGGCCTCATCCGCTCCCTGGGCCGCAAACCGGGAACCGGAGGCTCGGGAACGGGGGCGCCTTAG